One region of Osmia lignaria lignaria isolate PbOS001 chromosome 7, iyOsmLign1, whole genome shotgun sequence genomic DNA includes:
- the RpS18 gene encoding ribosomal protein S18: protein MSLVIPEKFQHILRVMGTNIDGNRKVMFAMTAIKGVGRRYANIVLKKADIDLDKRAGECSEEEVEKIVTIMANPRQYKIPDWFLNRQKDIVDGKYSQLTSSYLDSKLREDLERMKKIRAHRGLRHYWGLRVRGQHTKTTGRRGRTVGVSKKK from the exons ATG TCGCTCGTAATTCCAGAGAAATTCCAGCACATTCTTCGTGTCATGGGCACGAACATCGACGGTAACAGAAAAGTCATGTTCGCTATGACAGCAATCAAGGGTGTTGGTCGTCGTTATGCCAATATTGTTTTGAAAAAGGCTGATATTGATTTAGACAAACGGGCTGGAGAATGTTCAGAGGAAGAG GTTGAAAAAATAGTTACCATAATGGCCAATCCTAGGCAGTACAAAATCCCTGATTGGTTCTTGAATAGGCAGAAGGATATTGTTGATGGCAAATACTCTCAG CTCACTAGCTCTTATCTGGATTCGAAACTTCGTGAGGATTTGGAACGTATGAAAAAGATCCGTGCTCACAGAGGTTTGCGTCATTATTGGGGTCTTCGTGTACGCGGTCAGCATACAAAGACCACCGGTCGTCGTGGACGCACAGTCGGTGTATCGAAAAAGaagtaa
- the EndoB gene encoding SH3 domain containing GRB2 like, endophilin-B isoform X1 — MDFNMKKLVKDAGAAFSRVVQLTEETLGTSEKTELDAHLEYLSERANATKTWTEKILRNMESVLTPNPGNRIEDFFFEKIDKKKPNRLSNLEYVGMDMIEAGNDFGPGIAYGSALIKVGQCQQKLGQIERSFIEAAANCYIHPLRKFLEGEMKTVTKEMSILENKRLDLDACKNRVRKARSMLGQQSESGVSPEVLLDQAERELRVAQSEFDRQAEIVKLLLEGVSSSQAGHLRCLHEFVEAQARHYAQCHATMQDLQRELAGLSGGPYHPTTPPTSNASAANGQERARVLCDYEARDSSELSVMQDEVITVIEIPGDEDYVIGIRGNQRGKVPKAYLESLIVCE, encoded by the exons ATGGATTTCAACATGAAGAAATTAGTAAAAGATGCTGGTGCTGCATTTAGCAGGGTTGTACAG TTGACAGAAGAAACACTGGGAACATCTGAGAAAACTGAATTAGATGCACATTTAGAATATCTCTCAGAAAGAGCAAATGCAACAAAAACATGGACTGAAAAGATTCTTAGGAATATGGAGTCTGTGCTCACTCCAAATCCAg GCAATAGAATTGAGGACTTCTTTTTTGAAAAGATTGATAAGAAGAAGCCTAACAGATTGAGCAATTTAGAATATGTAGGCATGGATATGATAGAAGCTGGAAATGATTTTGGTCCAGGAATTGCTTATG GCAGTGCACTGATAAAAGTTGGCCAGTGTCAACAAAAGTTAGGTCAGATCGAAAGAAGTTTCATTGAAGCTGCAGCTAATTGTTATATACACCCCTTAAGAAAATTTCTGGAAGGTGAAATGAAAACTGTTACCAAAGAGATGTCTATATTAGAAAATAAACG ATTGGATTTAGATGCCTGCAAGAACAGAGTGAGGAAGGCAAGAAGTATGCTTGGCCAGCAGAGT GAGTCTGGTGTATCACCTGAGGTGTTATTAGACCAG GCAGAGAGGGAGCTGAGAGTAGCACAGTCGGAGTTCGATCGTCAAGCAGAAATCGTGAAATTGCTACTTGAAGGAGTTTCGAGTTCTCAGGCTGGACATTTGCGTTGTTTGCACGAATTCGTCGAGGCCCAAGCCCGTCATTACGCTCAGTGTCACGCGACCATGCAAGATTTACAACGTGAACTTGCCGG CTTATCTGGGGGTCCTTATCATCCGACAACCCCACCAACATCCAACGCGTCAGCGGCAAATGGTCAAGAACGTGCAAGGGTATTATGCGATTATGAGGCGAGGGATTCTAGTGAATTAAGTGTCATGCAAGACGAG GTAATCACTGTTATTGAAATACCTGGTGACGAAGACTACGTTATCGGTATAAGAGGAAATCAACGAGGAAAAGTACCCAAAGCATACTTAGAATCGCTTATTGTTTGCGAATGA
- the EndoB gene encoding SH3 domain containing GRB2 like, endophilin-B isoform X2 codes for MDFNMKKLVKDAGAAFSRVVQLTEETLGTSEKTELDAHLEYLSERANATKTWTEKILRNMESVLTPNPGNRIEDFFFEKIDKKKPNRLSNLEYVGMDMIEAGNDFGPGIAYGSALIKVGQCQQKLGQIERSFIEAAANCYIHPLRKFLEGEMKTVTKEMSILENKRLDLDACKNRVRKARSMLGQQSAERELRVAQSEFDRQAEIVKLLLEGVSSSQAGHLRCLHEFVEAQARHYAQCHATMQDLQRELAGLSGGPYHPTTPPTSNASAANGQERARVLCDYEARDSSELSVMQDEVITVIEIPGDEDYVIGIRGNQRGKVPKAYLESLIVCE; via the exons ATGGATTTCAACATGAAGAAATTAGTAAAAGATGCTGGTGCTGCATTTAGCAGGGTTGTACAG TTGACAGAAGAAACACTGGGAACATCTGAGAAAACTGAATTAGATGCACATTTAGAATATCTCTCAGAAAGAGCAAATGCAACAAAAACATGGACTGAAAAGATTCTTAGGAATATGGAGTCTGTGCTCACTCCAAATCCAg GCAATAGAATTGAGGACTTCTTTTTTGAAAAGATTGATAAGAAGAAGCCTAACAGATTGAGCAATTTAGAATATGTAGGCATGGATATGATAGAAGCTGGAAATGATTTTGGTCCAGGAATTGCTTATG GCAGTGCACTGATAAAAGTTGGCCAGTGTCAACAAAAGTTAGGTCAGATCGAAAGAAGTTTCATTGAAGCTGCAGCTAATTGTTATATACACCCCTTAAGAAAATTTCTGGAAGGTGAAATGAAAACTGTTACCAAAGAGATGTCTATATTAGAAAATAAACG ATTGGATTTAGATGCCTGCAAGAACAGAGTGAGGAAGGCAAGAAGTATGCTTGGCCAGCAGAGT GCAGAGAGGGAGCTGAGAGTAGCACAGTCGGAGTTCGATCGTCAAGCAGAAATCGTGAAATTGCTACTTGAAGGAGTTTCGAGTTCTCAGGCTGGACATTTGCGTTGTTTGCACGAATTCGTCGAGGCCCAAGCCCGTCATTACGCTCAGTGTCACGCGACCATGCAAGATTTACAACGTGAACTTGCCGG CTTATCTGGGGGTCCTTATCATCCGACAACCCCACCAACATCCAACGCGTCAGCGGCAAATGGTCAAGAACGTGCAAGGGTATTATGCGATTATGAGGCGAGGGATTCTAGTGAATTAAGTGTCATGCAAGACGAG GTAATCACTGTTATTGAAATACCTGGTGACGAAGACTACGTTATCGGTATAAGAGGAAATCAACGAGGAAAAGTACCCAAAGCATACTTAGAATCGCTTATTGTTTGCGAATGA
- the EndoB gene encoding SH3 domain containing GRB2 like, endophilin-B isoform X5, translated as MESVLTPNPGNRIEDFFFEKIDKKKPNRLSNLEYVGMDMIEAGNDFGPGIAYGSALIKVGQCQQKLGQIERSFIEAAANCYIHPLRKFLEGEMKTVTKEMSILENKRLDLDACKNRVRKARSMLGQQSESGVSPEVLLDQAERELRVAQSEFDRQAEIVKLLLEGVSSSQAGHLRCLHEFVEAQARHYAQCHATMQDLQRELAGLSGGPYHPTTPPTSNASAANGQERARVLCDYEARDSSELSVMQDEVITVIEIPGDEDYVIGIRGNQRGKVPKAYLESLIVCE; from the exons ATGGAGTCTGTGCTCACTCCAAATCCAg GCAATAGAATTGAGGACTTCTTTTTTGAAAAGATTGATAAGAAGAAGCCTAACAGATTGAGCAATTTAGAATATGTAGGCATGGATATGATAGAAGCTGGAAATGATTTTGGTCCAGGAATTGCTTATG GCAGTGCACTGATAAAAGTTGGCCAGTGTCAACAAAAGTTAGGTCAGATCGAAAGAAGTTTCATTGAAGCTGCAGCTAATTGTTATATACACCCCTTAAGAAAATTTCTGGAAGGTGAAATGAAAACTGTTACCAAAGAGATGTCTATATTAGAAAATAAACG ATTGGATTTAGATGCCTGCAAGAACAGAGTGAGGAAGGCAAGAAGTATGCTTGGCCAGCAGAGT GAGTCTGGTGTATCACCTGAGGTGTTATTAGACCAG GCAGAGAGGGAGCTGAGAGTAGCACAGTCGGAGTTCGATCGTCAAGCAGAAATCGTGAAATTGCTACTTGAAGGAGTTTCGAGTTCTCAGGCTGGACATTTGCGTTGTTTGCACGAATTCGTCGAGGCCCAAGCCCGTCATTACGCTCAGTGTCACGCGACCATGCAAGATTTACAACGTGAACTTGCCGG CTTATCTGGGGGTCCTTATCATCCGACAACCCCACCAACATCCAACGCGTCAGCGGCAAATGGTCAAGAACGTGCAAGGGTATTATGCGATTATGAGGCGAGGGATTCTAGTGAATTAAGTGTCATGCAAGACGAG GTAATCACTGTTATTGAAATACCTGGTGACGAAGACTACGTTATCGGTATAAGAGGAAATCAACGAGGAAAAGTACCCAAAGCATACTTAGAATCGCTTATTGTTTGCGAATGA
- the EndoB gene encoding SH3 domain containing GRB2 like, endophilin-B isoform X3: protein MDFNMKKLVKDAGAAFSRVVQLTEETLGTSEKTELDAHLEYLSERANATKTWTEKILRNMESVLTPNPGNRIEDFFFEKIDKKKPNRLSNLEYVGMDMIEAGNDFGPGIAYGSALIKVGQCQQKLGQIERSFIEAAANCYIHPLRKFLEGEMKTVTKEMSILENKRLDLDACKNRVRKARSMLGQQSESGVSPEVLLDQAERELRVAQSEFDRQAEIVKLLLEGVSSSQAGHLRCLHEFVEAQARHYAQCHATMQDLQRELAGGRQPSPLLRVNSEDVIELTPSSSQSQSSSVYPPLADFTYVTATFETTVTETDTSKV from the exons ATGGATTTCAACATGAAGAAATTAGTAAAAGATGCTGGTGCTGCATTTAGCAGGGTTGTACAG TTGACAGAAGAAACACTGGGAACATCTGAGAAAACTGAATTAGATGCACATTTAGAATATCTCTCAGAAAGAGCAAATGCAACAAAAACATGGACTGAAAAGATTCTTAGGAATATGGAGTCTGTGCTCACTCCAAATCCAg GCAATAGAATTGAGGACTTCTTTTTTGAAAAGATTGATAAGAAGAAGCCTAACAGATTGAGCAATTTAGAATATGTAGGCATGGATATGATAGAAGCTGGAAATGATTTTGGTCCAGGAATTGCTTATG GCAGTGCACTGATAAAAGTTGGCCAGTGTCAACAAAAGTTAGGTCAGATCGAAAGAAGTTTCATTGAAGCTGCAGCTAATTGTTATATACACCCCTTAAGAAAATTTCTGGAAGGTGAAATGAAAACTGTTACCAAAGAGATGTCTATATTAGAAAATAAACG ATTGGATTTAGATGCCTGCAAGAACAGAGTGAGGAAGGCAAGAAGTATGCTTGGCCAGCAGAGT GAGTCTGGTGTATCACCTGAGGTGTTATTAGACCAG GCAGAGAGGGAGCTGAGAGTAGCACAGTCGGAGTTCGATCGTCAAGCAGAAATCGTGAAATTGCTACTTGAAGGAGTTTCGAGTTCTCAGGCTGGACATTTGCGTTGTTTGCACGAATTCGTCGAGGCCCAAGCCCGTCATTACGCTCAGTGTCACGCGACCATGCAAGATTTACAACGTGAACTTGCCGG GGGGCGTCAGCCGAGTCCTTTGCTGCGAGTCAACAGCGAAGATGTGATCGAGTTAACACCTTCGTCCTCCCAATCCCAAAGTTCCTCTGTATATCCACCACTAGCTGATTTTACCTATGTTACTGCCACTTTTGAAACCACCGTTACCGAGACCGATACTTCAAAAGTTTAG
- the EndoB gene encoding SH3 domain containing GRB2 like, endophilin-B isoform X4 translates to MDFNMKKLVKDAGAAFSRVVQLTEETLGTSEKTELDAHLEYLSERANATKTWTEKILRNMESVLTPNPGNRIEDFFFEKIDKKKPNRLSNLEYVGMDMIEAGNDFGPGIAYGSALIKVGQCQQKLGQIERSFIEAAANCYIHPLRKFLEGEMKTVTKEMSILENKRLDLDACKNRVRKARSMLGQQSAERELRVAQSEFDRQAEIVKLLLEGVSSSQAGHLRCLHEFVEAQARHYAQCHATMQDLQRELAGGRQPSPLLRVNSEDVIELTPSSSQSQSSSVYPPLADFTYVTATFETTVTETDTSKV, encoded by the exons ATGGATTTCAACATGAAGAAATTAGTAAAAGATGCTGGTGCTGCATTTAGCAGGGTTGTACAG TTGACAGAAGAAACACTGGGAACATCTGAGAAAACTGAATTAGATGCACATTTAGAATATCTCTCAGAAAGAGCAAATGCAACAAAAACATGGACTGAAAAGATTCTTAGGAATATGGAGTCTGTGCTCACTCCAAATCCAg GCAATAGAATTGAGGACTTCTTTTTTGAAAAGATTGATAAGAAGAAGCCTAACAGATTGAGCAATTTAGAATATGTAGGCATGGATATGATAGAAGCTGGAAATGATTTTGGTCCAGGAATTGCTTATG GCAGTGCACTGATAAAAGTTGGCCAGTGTCAACAAAAGTTAGGTCAGATCGAAAGAAGTTTCATTGAAGCTGCAGCTAATTGTTATATACACCCCTTAAGAAAATTTCTGGAAGGTGAAATGAAAACTGTTACCAAAGAGATGTCTATATTAGAAAATAAACG ATTGGATTTAGATGCCTGCAAGAACAGAGTGAGGAAGGCAAGAAGTATGCTTGGCCAGCAGAGT GCAGAGAGGGAGCTGAGAGTAGCACAGTCGGAGTTCGATCGTCAAGCAGAAATCGTGAAATTGCTACTTGAAGGAGTTTCGAGTTCTCAGGCTGGACATTTGCGTTGTTTGCACGAATTCGTCGAGGCCCAAGCCCGTCATTACGCTCAGTGTCACGCGACCATGCAAGATTTACAACGTGAACTTGCCGG GGGGCGTCAGCCGAGTCCTTTGCTGCGAGTCAACAGCGAAGATGTGATCGAGTTAACACCTTCGTCCTCCCAATCCCAAAGTTCCTCTGTATATCCACCACTAGCTGATTTTACCTATGTTACTGCCACTTTTGAAACCACCGTTACCGAGACCGATACTTCAAAAGTTTAG
- the PGS1 gene encoding phosphatidylglycerophosphate synthase 1, with amino-acid sequence MHSLIAKNLKRFHTKKLLINEQTELRFSCSPVTTNITQISMLAEEKDLELETVEPEFHTLSWLHKSAPCFPINGSKIKIIHEPSVFYSTLIEKCKNAKKRITFASLYLGTGKLESNLVKAIDQALSVNNGNIEVKILLDFMRGSRGKLNSRKMLEPLLNGKHGHCCQVFLYHTPKLRGFLKMIIPDRVNELVGIQHMKLYMIDNDIIISGANLSNDYFTNRQDRYFLIEDCKDLCDFYDELVERVGNFSFVLQPNGSTILNSAIKAHPLKTPTKFIEHAADSMRTLFQREIEERSDFEKLGKNLDTDTWIFPLIQMGQLNIYHDSLITLKVLQTTPPGATLKLATGYFNLTSEYSNALLKHCQGTCHLLTAHPTTNGFFSAKGLASSIPTAYTRLEESFMESCNKLGQQNRVTLWEFVKPGWTYHAKGLWYSLPHQEKPYLTLIGSPNFGYRSVRRDLETQIAVVTKNKDLQDKLQKEQERLFLNAKRVTSKTFLERDRSPPAWVCAAVVLFRYYF; translated from the exons ATGCATAGTTTGATCGCGAAAAATCTAAAGCG GTTTCATACAAAGAAGCtgttaataaatgaacaaaCAGAATTAAGATTCTCTTGTTCACCTGTAACGACAAATATTACACAAATTAGTATGTTAGCAGAAGAAAAagatttagaattagaaacagtgGAGCCTGAATTTCACACCTTGTCTTGGTTGCACAAAAGTGCTCCTTGTTTTCCTATCAATGGATCAAAG aTTAAGATCATTCATGAACCAAGCGTATTTTATTCTACTCTCATAGAGAAATGTAAAAATGCAAAGAAGAGAATAACATTTGCGTCCTTATATTTAGGCACAGGAAAATTGGAATCTAATTTA GTAAAAGCTATAGATCAAGCTTTAAGTGTAAACAATGGCAACATCgaagttaaaattttattagattttatgaGAGGATCTAGAGGTAAATTAAACTCACGTAAAATGCTGGAACCGTTACTTAATGGAAAACATGGCCATTGCTGTCAAGTTTTTCTCTATCACACTCCCAAACTTCGTGGATTTCTAAAAATGATCATACCAGATCGTGTCAATGAATTAGTAGGGATACAGCACATGAAACTGTACATGATAGataatgatataataattagCGG TGCTAATCTTAGCAATGATTATTTTACGAATCGACAAGATCGTTATTTTCTGATTGAAGATTGTAAAGATCTTTGTGATTTTTATGACGAATTAGTCGAAAGAGTAGGTAACTTTAGTTTTGTACTTCAACCGAACGGAAGTACAATATTAAATTCAGCTATAAAAGCCCATCCTCTTAAAACTCCTACAAAATTCATTGAACATGCTGCGGATAGCATGAGAACTCTGTTCCAGAGGGAAATAGAAGAACGTTCTGATTTTGAAAAACTAG GAAAAAATTTAGATACAGATACTTGGATCTTTCCTTTGATACAGATGGGCCAATTAAATATCTATCATGACAGTCTGATAACACTGAAAGTGTTGCAGACTACACCCCCGGGTGCGACGTTGAAACTAGCCACTGGTTACTTTAATTTAACTTCCGAATACAGTAATGCATTACTTAAACACTGCCAAGGAACGTGTCATCTTTTGACTGCACATCCAACTACCAATGGTTTTTTTT cGGCAAAAGGCTTAGCTAGTAGCATTCCAACAGCATATACGAGATTAGAAGAATCGTTCATGGAATCCTGTAACAAACTAGGGCAGCAAAATAGAGTCACTTTATGGGAATTTGTTAAGCCAGGTTGGACGTATCATGCAAAAGGATTATGGTATTCTTTACCGCATCAAGAAAAGCCTTATCTTACACTCATTGGATCCCCCAATTTTG GTTACAGATCAGTTAGAAGAGATTTAGAAACTCAAATTGCAGTTGTGACGAAAAATAAAGATTTACAGGATAAATTGCAAAAGGAACAAGAACGTCTATTTTTGAATGCGAAGCGAGTAACAAGTAAGACATTTCTTGAACGGGACAGAAGTCCGCCCGCGTGGGTATGTGCTGCGGTTGTTCTATTtaggtattatttttaa
- the eIF3b gene encoding eukaryotic translation initiation factor 3 subunit B, producing the protein MAKKTVADKTPQNEDNIKNNDDILNDDEEPNFSDPEGFVDDITDEELLGDILKQKPSETDGVESVIVIDGVPQVEPERLEKLQSVISKVLGKFGTIVNQYYPKNENGYTKGYIFLEYNNPVNALAAAQSVNNYKIDKQHTFKVNLFTDFKKFEEIPDEWEPPKPQEFKAAADLHYYLLEPDAYDQYCVLCGNGSSVTVQVWQNSAPEPSLLEERARWTETYVKWSPLGTYLATFHKLGVALWGGPQFVQQARFSQKGVECIDFSPCERYLVTYTPRTDLGSDQKRLVIWDILTGQEKRSFYADGSSVWPIFRWSHDDKYLARMGEDILSVYETPSFGLLDKKSIKIPGIRDFSWSPTDNILAFWVPEDKDVPARVTLLEIPNRNETRNKNLFNVADCKIYWQKSGDYLCVKVDRFAKRKEKTEQKYTGMSYNFEIFHMREKQIPVDSVEIKEPIHAFAWEPVGSKFAIIHGDIPSVNVSFYEVRYGHQPALLKKLEKKACNHLFWSPSGQFIVLAGLTTMAGALEFIDTNDFIIMNSTDHYQTSDVEWDPTGRYVVTAVSSWKTSVDNGYWIWTFQGRILKRVNLNQFNQLLWRPRPPTLLTAEQIKEIKKNLKKYSAQFESKDRMRLTRASKELIEKRCAAMKAFEEYRSKRIQEWNNQKKRRLELRSAIDTDELDSDSKNVEEEVIEFFVKEETFVIDDK; encoded by the exons ATGGCGAAGAAAACGGTAGCGGATAAAACACCTCAAAACGaagataatattaaaaataacgaCGATATACTAAACGATGATGAAGAACCGAATTTCAGTGATCCTGAGGGATTTGTGGATGATATCACCGATGAAG AACTTCTTGGTGATATTTTGAAGCAAAAACCATCAGAAACAGATGGTGTAGAATCGGTGATTGTTATCGATGGAGTGCCCCAGGTTGAACCCGAAAGATTGGAGAAACTTCAATCTGTGATCAGCAAAGTTTTAGGAAAGTTTGGCACAATTGTAAATCAATACTATcctaaaaatgaaaatggataTACTAAAGG GTATATATTCCTAGAATACAATAACCCTGTTAATGCTTTAGCAGCTGCTCAATCtgtaaataattacaaaattgacAAACAGCACACTTTCAAAGTGAATTTATTTACTGATTTCAAGAAGTTCGAAGAAATCCCAGACGAATGGGAGCCTCCAAAACCACAAGAATTTAAAGCTGCAGCAGATTTACACTATTATCTTTTAGAACCAGATGCTTATGATCAGTATTGTGTACTTTGTGGTAATGGTTCTTCTGTTACTGTTCAGGTTTGGCAGAATTCTGCCCCTGAACCATCATTGCTCGAAGAACGTGCT CGTTGGACGGAGACGTATGTTAAGTGGTCTCCATTGGGCACGTATCTGGCAACATTTCATAAATTGGGTGTTGCATTATGGGGTGGTCCTCAGTTTGTACAGCAAGCTAGATTCAGTCAAAAGGGTGTCGAATGTATTGATTTTTCACCTTGCGAGCGTTATCTAGTAACGTACACTCCTCGAACTGACCTCGGTTCTGATCAGAAACGTCTTGTAATTTGGGATATTCTTACCGGTCAAGAGAAACGTTCCTTCTATGCGGACGGCTCATCGGTGTGGCCCATCTTCCGCTGGTCGCACGATGATAAATATCTTGCTCGTATGGGAGAAGATATTCTGAGCGTTTATGAAACACCT TCATTTGGATTATTGgataaaaaaagtataaaaattccTGGAATCAGAGATTTCAGTTGGTCTCCCACTGATAACATTCTCGCATTCTGGGTACCAGAAGATAAGGATGTTCCAGCTAGAGTTACCCTTCTTGAGATTCCAAA TCGAAACGAAACACGtaacaaaaatttgtttaacgTAGCTGACTGTAAAATTTATTGGCAAAAATCGGGAGATTATCTTTGCGTGAAAGTCGATCGTTTCGCCAAACGTAAGGAAAAAACAGAACAAAAGTATACG GGAATGTCGTACAACTTTGAAATCTTTCATATGAGGGAGAAACAAATTCCAGTTGATAGTGTAGAAATAAAGGAACCCATTCATGCTTTTGCGTGGGAACCTGTCGGCAGTAAATTTGCTATTATTCATGGGGACATTCCAAGTGTTAACGTTAGTTTTTATGAAGTACGATACGGCCATCAGCCTGCACTTCTAA AAAAACTAGAGAAAAAGGCTTGCAATCACCTGTTTTGGTCACCTTCCGGACAATTTATTGTCCTCGCGGGATTGACAACCATGGCAGGAGCTTTGGAATTTATCGATACTAATGATTTTATCATCATGAACTCAACCGATCATTATCAAACTTCAGACGTAGAATGGGATCCTACCGGACG GTATGTAGTGACTGCGGTCTCTAGTTGGAAAACTAGCGTTGATAATGGATATTGGATATGGACGTTCCAAGGTCGCATCTTAAAGAGAGTTAATCTTAATCAATTTAATCAATTGCTATGGCGACCACGACCACCAACGTTATTAACAGCGGaacaaattaaagaaattaagaaaaatttaaagaaatattccgCGCAGTTCGAAAGCAAAGATCGTATGCGATTGACACGTGCATCAAAG GAACTGATTGAGAAACGTTGTGCTGCGATGAAAGCATTTGAGGAGTACCGTTCAAAACGTATTCAAGAATGGAACAATCAGAAAAAGCGACGTTTAGAATTACGCAGTG CTATTGATACCGATGAATTAGACTCTGATTCCAAGAACgtagaagaagaagtaataGAATTTTTCGTCAAAGAAGAAACATTTGTCATTgacgataaataa
- the RpS9 gene encoding ribosomal protein S9 produces MVNGRIPSVFSKTYVTPRRPYEKARLDQELRIIGEYGLRNKREVWRVKYTLANIRKAARELLTLEEKDPKRLFEGNALLRRLVRIGVLDESRMKLDYVLGLKIEDFLERRLQTQVFKLGLAKSIHHARVLIRQRHIRVRKQVVNIPSFIVRLDSQKHIDFSLKSPFGGGRPGRVKRKNLRKGSGGAAPEEEED; encoded by the exons ATGGTGAATGGAAGGATCCCATCAGTTTTCTCGAAAACTTACGTTACTCCTAGAAGACCTTATGAAAAGGCTCGTTTAGATCAAGAATTACGAATTATCGGTGAATATGGTCTTCGTAACAAGCGTGAAGTATGGAGAGTAAAATACACATTGGCAAATATCCGTAAAGCCGCTCGTGAGCTTCTTACTTTGGAAGAAAAAGATCCCAAACGTTTGTTCGaag GAAATGCTCTCTTGCGTCGTTTGGTGAGAATCGGTGTATTAGACGAAAGTCGTATGAAACTCGATTATGTCCTTGGTTTGAAAATTGAAGATTTCTTGGAAAGACGACTTCAGACTCAAGTATTCAAATTGGGACTTGCCAAATCTATTCATCATGCTCGAGTATTGATTCGTCAACGCCATATACG GGTTCGCAAGCAAGTTGTGAACATTCCATCTTTCATCGTGCGTTTGGACTCGCAAAAGCACATTGATTTCTCACTGAAATCTCCGTTCGGCGGTGGCAGACCTGGCCGTGTAAAGAGGAAGAATTTGCGTAAAGGAAGCGGTGGAGCTGCtcctgaagaagaagaagattaa